One genomic segment of Rhizobium gallicum bv. gallicum R602sp includes these proteins:
- a CDS encoding HIT family protein yields the protein MTSAAYDDSNIFAKILRGEIPSHRIYEDDHTVAFMDVMPQAPGHVLVVPKAPSRNIFDADPTVLAQTIPVVQKIAKAVKEAFDADGVLICQFNEPAAGQSVFHLHFHVIPRHEGVALKPHSGKMEDGGVLAANAEKIKGELGN from the coding sequence ATGACCAGCGCCGCTTACGACGACAGCAATATCTTCGCCAAGATCCTGCGCGGCGAGATCCCGTCGCACCGCATCTACGAGGACGATCATACGGTGGCCTTCATGGACGTCATGCCGCAGGCCCCCGGCCATGTCCTGGTCGTACCGAAGGCGCCGTCGCGCAATATTTTCGATGCCGACCCCACGGTCCTCGCGCAGACGATTCCCGTCGTCCAGAAGATCGCGAAGGCCGTGAAGGAGGCCTTCGATGCCGACGGTGTCCTTATTTGCCAATTCAACGAACCGGCCGCCGGCCAGAGCGTCTTCCACTTGCACTTCCACGTCATCCCGCGCCACGAGGGCGTTGCTCTCAAGCCGCATTCCGGCAAGATGGAGGATGGCGGCGTGCTTGCTGCGAATGCC